From Streptomonospora salina, the proteins below share one genomic window:
- a CDS encoding PAS domain S-box protein, which yields MAPDHFAPSADAVLAYAADAIVAVDTDQRVVLWNPAAERMFGWTFTEVAGRPLPIVPDELMAEHHAVLERVRAGDPLSIVSRRLRRDGSVVDVRIDSSSLWDEQGNLTGWIDVFHTYEEIGAVQSHMTERARLVRRLTDVMADINADLDLDAVLDRIAHSLTELTGADAGGFALIEGDQLRLVSLTQLSDHLRGYQGPLDSSLFGELLRSGKTVLLATDDTRSLDDLIWADLEGLHTIALGVSNVQGRPYGALYALYSRRKVGHVELELLELLAAHAGVALGNAMAYREIVRQRAHEHAVVDSSADGIAVLGANGLVRKWNRSAAELTGYAMADAVGRHPPFPLPAHQGENIRHRLDNGRWLEILITDIPETGERVVDFRDITEAKALEEEKDLFLATAGHELRTPITVVQGFASTLVRRWEQLDDDARRSAVDTIAERSGTLAHLVENLLLGSDAREAEQKTGSHPFDLERLLRDCATAFQPFSDRHTLELDLPGQLPFAMGDRAATDVIVGQLLENAFKYSPEGGRIVLRASAEDSRVAVCVEDEGIGLQGGDEERIFGRFVQGEAGDRRRFGGIGLGLYIARRLAHAQGGEVTAHARDDRGTRMRFTLHSVHAPNPGDTDIPDQ from the coding sequence GTGGCCCCCGATCACTTCGCCCCAAGCGCCGACGCCGTACTGGCGTACGCCGCCGACGCGATCGTGGCTGTGGACACCGACCAGCGGGTCGTGCTGTGGAACCCGGCCGCCGAGCGCATGTTCGGCTGGACTTTCACCGAAGTGGCCGGCCGACCGCTGCCGATTGTGCCCGACGAGCTGATGGCCGAGCACCACGCCGTCCTGGAGCGGGTGCGCGCCGGCGACCCCCTGTCCATCGTCAGCCGTCGGCTGCGCCGCGACGGATCCGTCGTCGACGTCCGCATCGACTCCAGCTCCCTGTGGGACGAACAGGGCAACCTCACCGGCTGGATCGACGTTTTCCACACCTACGAGGAGATCGGCGCCGTCCAGAGCCACATGACGGAGCGGGCGCGCCTAGTGCGCCGGCTCACCGACGTGATGGCCGACATCAACGCCGACCTCGACCTCGACGCGGTGCTGGATCGCATCGCCCACAGCCTGACGGAGCTGACGGGCGCCGACGCCGGCGGGTTCGCGCTGATCGAAGGCGACCAGCTGCGGCTGGTGAGCCTGACCCAGCTCTCCGACCACCTGCGCGGCTACCAGGGCCCGCTGGATTCAAGCCTGTTCGGGGAGCTGCTGCGCAGCGGGAAGACGGTGCTGCTGGCGACCGACGACACCCGCAGTCTCGACGACCTCATCTGGGCCGACCTGGAGGGGCTGCACACCATCGCCCTGGGGGTCTCCAACGTTCAGGGGCGCCCCTACGGCGCGCTGTACGCGCTCTACAGCAGGCGCAAGGTCGGCCACGTCGAGTTGGAGCTGCTGGAGCTGCTGGCCGCCCACGCCGGGGTCGCACTCGGAAACGCTATGGCGTACCGCGAGATCGTGCGGCAGCGCGCCCACGAGCACGCCGTCGTCGACTCCAGTGCCGACGGCATCGCGGTGCTGGGGGCCAACGGGCTGGTGCGCAAGTGGAACCGCTCGGCCGCGGAGCTGACGGGCTATGCCATGGCCGACGCGGTGGGCCGCCACCCGCCGTTCCCGCTGCCGGCGCACCAGGGCGAGAACATCCGCCACCGGCTGGACAACGGCCGCTGGTTGGAGATCCTCATCACCGACATCCCCGAGACGGGCGAGCGGGTGGTGGACTTCCGCGACATCACCGAGGCCAAGGCGCTGGAGGAGGAGAAGGACCTGTTCCTGGCCACGGCCGGGCACGAGCTGCGCACGCCCATCACGGTGGTGCAGGGGTTCGCCAGCACCCTGGTGCGGCGCTGGGAGCAGCTCGACGACGACGCGCGCCGCAGTGCCGTCGACACCATCGCCGAGCGTTCGGGCACGCTGGCCCACCTCGTGGAGAACCTGCTGCTGGGATCCGACGCCCGCGAAGCCGAGCAGAAGACCGGCAGCCACCCCTTCGACCTGGAGCGGCTGCTGCGGGACTGTGCGACGGCGTTCCAGCCGTTCTCCGACCGGCACACGCTGGAACTGGATCTGCCCGGGCAGTTGCCATTCGCGATGGGCGACCGGGCCGCCACCGACGTGATCGTGGGCCAGCTGCTGGAGAACGCTTTCAAGTATTCGCCGGAGGGCGGGCGCATCGTGCTGCGCGCGTCCGCGGAGGACTCCCGGGTGGCGGTGTGCGTCGAGGACGAGGGCATCGGGCTCCAGGGCGGCGACGAGGAGCGGATCTTCGGGCGGTTCGTGCAGGGCGAGGCCGGCGATCGCCGCAGGTTCGGCGGTATCGGGCTGGGGCTCTACATCGCCCGCAGGCTGGCCCACGCGCAAGGCGGCGAGGTCACCGCGCACGCCAGGGACGACCGTGGGACGCGGATGAGATTCACCTTACATTCGGTCCACGCCCCGAATCCTGGCGATACCGACATCCCGGACCAGTAG
- a CDS encoding ATP-binding protein has product MSRVVLLRHAASSVTSARRGLCSDLRACGVAADTVDDAAIVLSELLSNALRHAAPLPEPFPSECVRVSWDVGGAAAAEARDGWLEVAVCDGGAQTLPRLARPSVSALGGRGLGIVENIAAKWGTEVDDRVTTVWAVLEAAVPPGRCVPGTRERTPGSSGAYGGDGGARVAAAPRQQAASA; this is encoded by the coding sequence GTGTCACGAGTTGTACTGCTGCGGCACGCGGCGTCGAGTGTGACGAGCGCGCGCCGGGGGCTGTGCTCCGATCTGCGCGCCTGCGGAGTCGCCGCCGATACGGTCGACGACGCCGCCATCGTTCTGAGCGAGCTGCTGAGTAACGCCCTGCGCCACGCCGCCCCGTTGCCCGAGCCCTTTCCGTCCGAATGCGTCCGGGTGAGCTGGGACGTCGGCGGCGCCGCGGCGGCCGAAGCCCGGGACGGATGGCTGGAGGTGGCCGTATGCGACGGCGGGGCCCAGACCCTGCCGCGCTTGGCCCGCCCCTCGGTTTCGGCCCTCGGCGGGCGCGGGTTGGGCATCGTCGAGAACATCGCGGCCAAGTGGGGCACCGAGGTCGACGACCGCGTAACCACAGTGTGGGCGGTCCTGGAGGCCGCCGTCCCGCCCGGGCGCTGTGTGCCGGGGACCCGCGAGCGCACCCCCGGTTCTTCCGGCGCCTACGGCGGCGACGGCGGTGCGCGCGTCGCCGCCGCGCCGCGCCAGCAGGCGGCCAGCGCCTGA
- a CDS encoding STAS domain-containing protein: protein MELKISSRSQDGCAVVAVRGEIDLYTAPQLQSGLVDALEDGARRLVVDMSRVEFCDSTGMSVLLSVMKRARAADGDLELVAPKPAVRKILEVTGLDAVFTVQDSTDALPETAGSSATP from the coding sequence GTGGAGTTGAAGATCTCGAGTCGGTCTCAGGACGGTTGCGCGGTCGTCGCCGTGCGCGGTGAGATCGACCTCTATACGGCACCGCAGCTGCAGAGCGGACTCGTCGACGCGCTGGAGGACGGCGCGCGGCGCCTCGTGGTCGACATGTCGCGGGTGGAGTTCTGCGACTCGACCGGGATGAGCGTCCTGCTGTCGGTCATGAAGCGTGCACGCGCCGCGGACGGCGACCTCGAACTGGTCGCGCCCAAGCCCGCCGTCCGCAAGATCCTGGAAGTCACGGGACTCGACGCCGTCTTCACGGTCCAGGACTCCACCGACGCGCTGCCCGAGACGGCCGGATCGAGCGCTACACCCTGA
- a CDS encoding DUF4446 family protein: MTTTLITYLAVSAALAGLGGLVLGAWAIMRVRNAVRDCRDVVHRLQPDDSGLDTRAVRDVAVVRYDALEEMSGARSFSLALLNAAGNGVVVTSINGRTETRTYAKTIEHGRAEEALSPEEYRALRSARLGRGPGSPDSEESAGPAARGGRAPGRRRKRSGASAPQGASASASASEAGGASAGTAVGAGDEGASVRTLGAAPSGAKASGPASASE; this comes from the coding sequence GTGACGACTACGCTTATTACCTATCTGGCCGTTTCCGCTGCGCTGGCAGGGCTGGGCGGACTCGTCCTGGGCGCTTGGGCGATCATGCGCGTTCGCAACGCCGTGCGCGACTGCCGTGACGTGGTCCACCGGCTGCAGCCCGACGACAGCGGGCTGGACACGCGGGCGGTGCGCGACGTCGCGGTCGTGCGCTACGACGCTCTGGAGGAGATGTCGGGGGCACGCTCGTTCTCGTTGGCCCTGCTCAACGCGGCGGGCAACGGTGTCGTCGTGACCTCGATCAACGGGCGCACCGAGACCCGCACCTACGCCAAGACCATCGAGCACGGCCGCGCGGAAGAGGCGCTGTCCCCCGAGGAGTACCGGGCGCTGCGATCGGCCCGCCTCGGCCGGGGACCGGGCAGCCCCGATTCCGAAGAGTCCGCCGGACCCGCCGCACGGGGCGGACGCGCCCCGGGGCGCCGGCGCAAGCGGTCCGGGGCGTCGGCGCCCCAAGGCGCCTCCGCCTCCGCCTCCGCCTCCGAAGCGGGGGGCGCGTCGGCGGGCACCGCGGTCGGCGCCGGCGACGAAGGCGCATCGGTGCGCACGCTGGGTGCCGCCCCGAGCGGGGCGAAGGCGAGCGGACCGGCGAGCGCATCCGAGTGA
- the pheA gene encoding prephenate dehydratase, with protein sequence MRYAYLGPEGTFTEAALRALKPDAPDSDRIPYPGVDSVFAAVRRGDVDGGTVPLENSVEGSVTATIAELINGDPLLIAAEVALPVEFTLFARAGSAIADVKRVATHPHALAQCRGWLARHLPDAEVFTVSSTAAAAQSASEPGSPYDAAICARIAGERYGLAPLAQGVGDRDDAATRFVHLMRPQPLPAPTDADRTSLVAFISDDHPGALVELLNQFAMRGVNLTRLESRPTGDGLGRYCFCLDADGHIADPAVGEALMGLRRLCQDVRFLGSYPRAEAETELTPFMPTRGTTSADFYEAQEWLARIRAGRVA encoded by the coding sequence ATGCGCTACGCCTATCTCGGCCCCGAGGGGACCTTCACCGAGGCCGCACTGCGCGCGCTCAAGCCCGATGCACCGGATTCGGACCGCATCCCCTACCCCGGCGTCGACTCCGTGTTCGCCGCGGTCCGCCGCGGCGACGTCGACGGCGGGACGGTGCCGCTGGAGAACTCCGTCGAGGGCAGTGTCACCGCCACCATCGCCGAGCTGATCAACGGCGATCCACTGCTCATCGCGGCCGAGGTCGCGCTGCCCGTGGAGTTCACCCTGTTCGCGCGCGCAGGATCGGCGATCGCCGACGTCAAGCGGGTCGCCACCCACCCGCACGCGCTGGCGCAGTGCCGCGGGTGGCTCGCGCGCCACCTGCCCGACGCCGAGGTGTTCACCGTCTCCTCCACGGCCGCAGCGGCCCAGAGCGCGTCCGAGCCCGGAAGCCCGTACGACGCCGCCATCTGCGCGCGCATCGCCGGCGAGCGCTACGGTCTGGCCCCGCTCGCCCAAGGCGTCGGCGACCGCGACGACGCCGCGACGCGCTTCGTCCACCTGATGCGGCCGCAGCCGCTGCCCGCACCGACCGACGCCGACCGCACGTCCCTGGTGGCCTTCATCTCCGACGACCACCCGGGCGCGCTGGTCGAACTCCTCAACCAGTTCGCGATGCGGGGGGTGAACCTCACCCGGCTGGAGTCCCGCCCCACCGGCGACGGCCTGGGCCGGTACTGCTTCTGCCTGGACGCCGACGGCCACATCGCCGACCCGGCGGTCGGTGAGGCGCTGATGGGGCTACGGCGGCTGTGCCAGGACGTCCGGTTCCTCGGCAGCTACCCGCGCGCCGAGGCCGAAACCGAGCTGACCCCGTTCATGCCCACACGCGGAACCACCAGTGCCGACTTCTACGAGGCCCAGGAGTGGCTGGCCCGCATCCGCGCCGGCCGGGTCGCCTGA
- the serS gene encoding serine--tRNA ligase, with the protein MIDLRAVRETPDRLRASQRVRGEDETVADRLLDLDSRRRAALARFEELRAEQKSAGKAISSAAPEERDSLLAEAKELASRVKQAESEADELGTEVDRLLREIPNIVDEDTPDGGVDDFRVLEQVGTPADFDFTPRDHLELGELLGAIDTDRGAKVSGARFYFLTGVGALLELGLLNMAMQQAVANGFTPMVPPVLVRPEAMEGTGFLGEHADEIYRLEADDLYLVGTSEVPLAGFHSDEILGADGLPNRYVGWSSCFRREAGSYGKDTRGIIRVHQFNKVEMFVYTRPEDAREEHERLLSWEREMLDKLELPYRVVDIAGGDLGTSAARKFDCEAWMPTQGRYRELTSTSNCTDFQARRLNTRFRDDAGKPRFAATLNGTLATTRWIVAILENHQRADGSVVVPEALRSFVGREVLEPVKG; encoded by the coding sequence GTGATCGACCTTCGCGCTGTCAGAGAGACCCCCGACCGCCTGCGCGCCTCGCAGCGGGTCCGCGGTGAGGACGAGACCGTCGCCGACCGCCTGCTGGACCTCGACTCCCGGCGCCGTGCCGCGCTCGCGCGCTTCGAAGAGCTGCGCGCCGAGCAGAAGAGCGCGGGCAAGGCGATCTCTTCTGCGGCCCCCGAGGAGCGGGATTCCCTGCTGGCCGAGGCCAAGGAGCTGGCCTCCCGTGTCAAGCAGGCGGAGTCCGAAGCCGACGAGCTCGGCACCGAGGTCGACCGCCTGCTGCGGGAGATCCCCAACATCGTCGACGAGGACACCCCCGATGGCGGGGTCGACGACTTCCGGGTGCTGGAGCAGGTCGGCACCCCGGCCGACTTCGACTTCACCCCGCGCGACCACCTGGAGCTGGGCGAGCTGCTCGGCGCCATCGACACCGACCGGGGCGCCAAAGTCTCGGGGGCGCGCTTCTACTTCCTCACCGGGGTGGGCGCGCTGCTGGAGCTGGGCCTGCTGAACATGGCCATGCAGCAGGCGGTCGCCAACGGCTTCACCCCCATGGTCCCGCCGGTCCTGGTGCGGCCGGAGGCCATGGAGGGCACCGGTTTCCTCGGCGAGCACGCCGACGAGATCTACCGGTTGGAAGCCGACGACCTCTACCTCGTGGGCACCTCCGAGGTCCCGCTGGCCGGATTCCACTCCGACGAGATCCTGGGCGCCGACGGGTTGCCCAACCGCTACGTCGGGTGGTCGTCGTGCTTCCGCCGCGAAGCCGGCTCCTACGGCAAGGACACCCGCGGCATCATCCGGGTGCACCAGTTCAACAAGGTCGAGATGTTCGTCTACACCCGTCCCGAGGACGCCCGCGAGGAGCACGAGCGGCTGCTGTCCTGGGAGCGCGAGATGCTCGACAAGCTCGAACTCCCCTACCGCGTGGTCGACATCGCAGGCGGCGATCTGGGCACCAGCGCCGCCCGCAAGTTCGACTGCGAGGCGTGGATGCCCACCCAGGGCCGCTACCGGGAGCTGACCTCGACCTCCAACTGCACCGACTTCCAGGCACGGCGGCTCAACACGCGCTTCCGCGACGACGCCGGGAAGCCGCGCTTCGCAGCCACGCTCAACGGAACACTGGCCACCACCCGCTGGATCGTGGCGATCCTGGAGAACCACCAGCGGGCCGACGGTTCGGTCGTGGTCCCCGAGGCGCTGCGCTCCTTCGTCGGCCGCGAGGTCCTCGAACCCGTCAAGGGCTGA
- a CDS encoding bacterial proteasome activator family protein, whose product MSERFDEDKHPDVLVMGSAGESSAPGSGGRGAEGGGEAASRPLSEMVEQPAKVMRIGSMIRQLLEEVKAAPLDEASRARLREIHTNSITELEDGLAPELIEELERLTLPFAEGGTPSDAELRIAQAQLVGWLEGLFHGIQTTVFAQQMAARAQLENMRHALPAGGTAGEGEQSDLRSGPYL is encoded by the coding sequence ATGAGCGAACGGTTCGACGAGGACAAGCATCCGGACGTGCTGGTCATGGGATCCGCCGGCGAAAGTTCCGCGCCCGGATCCGGTGGACGGGGCGCCGAAGGCGGCGGGGAGGCCGCGTCGCGTCCACTGAGCGAGATGGTCGAGCAGCCTGCCAAAGTCATGCGGATCGGCAGTATGATCCGCCAGTTGCTGGAGGAGGTGAAGGCCGCCCCGCTGGACGAGGCCAGCCGCGCCCGGCTGCGTGAGATCCACACCAACTCCATAACGGAGCTGGAGGACGGCCTCGCCCCCGAGCTGATCGAGGAGCTGGAGCGCCTCACCCTGCCGTTCGCCGAGGGCGGCACCCCCAGCGACGCCGAACTGCGCATCGCCCAGGCCCAGCTCGTGGGGTGGTTGGAGGGCTTGTTCCACGGCATCCAGACCACCGTGTTCGCCCAGCAGATGGCGGCCCGTGCGCAGCTGGAGAACATGCGCCACGCCCTGCCGGCCGGCGGGACCGCGGGGGAGGGCGAGCAGAGCGACCTGCGGTCCGGGCCCTATCTGTAA